The Malus domestica chromosome 10, GDT2T_hap1 genome contains a region encoding:
- the LOC103445767 gene encoding NAC domain-containing protein 21/22, which yields MSNISVVEAKLPPGFRFHPRDEELVCDYLMKKVTQSDSILMIEVDLNKSEPWDIPESACVGGKEWYFYSQRDRKYATGLRTNRATATGYWKATGKDRSIRRKGSLVGMRKTLVFYQGRAPKGRKSDWVMHEFRLEGPPKISPLKEDWVLCRVFYKNREIAAKPSMGVSCYDDTSTLTLPALMDSYISFDGQTQIQTHTETQPQDYEQVPCFSMFSQNQTNPIFTHVDITSSQPSIPTKHNNNTNTTTFGGLPNVTNFLDPFSCDKKVLKAVLSHLTKMEKSIYPTLDGSSPSFGEGSSSENYLSDVGMPKNIWSHY from the exons ATGAGCAACATAAGCGTGGTGGAGGCAAAGTTGCCACCAGGGTTCAGGTTCCATCCAAGAGATGAAGAGCTTGTGTGTGACTATTTGATGAAGAAGGTGACTCAATCTGACTCAATCCTTATGATTGAAGTTGACCTCAACAAGTCTGAGCCATGGGATATCCCTG AAAGTGCATGTGTGGGAGGGAAAGAATGGTACTTCTATAGTCAGCGTGATCGTAAATATGCAACAGGACTTCGAACAAACCGTGCAACTGCAACAGGGTATTGGAAGGCCACAGGAAAAGATAGGTCAATCCGTCGTAAAGGAAGCCTTGTTGGGATGAGAAAAACCCTGGTCTTCTACCAGGGCCGAGCTCCCAAAGGCAGAAAATCCGATTGGGTCATGCATGAGTTTCGGCTTGAAGGTCCTCCTAAAATCTCTCCTCTCAAG GAAGATTGGGTTTTGTGCAGAGTGTTTTATAAAAACCGAGAGATAGCTGCCAAACCCAGCATGGGAGTTAGCTGTTACGATGACACGAGCACTTTAACTCTGCCTGCCTTGATGGACTCTTACATCAGTTTCGATGGCCAAACTCAGATTCAGACACACACAGAGACTCAACCCCAAGACTATGAGCAAGTGCCCTGCTTCTCCATGTTCTCCCAGAACCAAACCAACCCAATTTTCACACACGTTGACATCACCAGTTCTCAACCAAGCATACCCACCAAGCACAATAATAATACCAACACAACCACATTTGGAGGGTTGCCAAATGTGACCAATTTTCTTGACCCTTTTTCATGTGACAAAAAGGTGCtaaaagctgttttgagtcaccTTACCAAGATGGAAAAGTCCATTTATCCTACTTTGGATGGCTCATCACCAAGCTTTGGGGAAGGAA
- the LOC114827704 gene encoding uncharacterized protein, with amino-acid sequence MASACVNNIGMSPEKFPPGPFRSYGWLSPRISFSRESPSDDGASKLGGGSKASSPVKHPPEGPDPEIYCGEFEFRLEDPVAMLPADELFSGGKLMPLQFSSVKVAVNDPTSTEDTRSPDTAKYLRGPELIGADPYLFSPKAPRCSSRWRELLGLKKHQNSTATTNGNAKSEGHKTPAFVSSNAPKSLKHFLHRSSKSLSSSPSGSDATLSLPLLRDSDCESVSISSRLSLSSSSSGHEHEDLPRLSLDSDKPNPIISIHRTNPGQARVRMVKTREATKQRSAADQSRVGRSPMRAAGESGTVASRGVSVDSPRMNSSGKIVFQSLERSSSSPSSFNGGPRLKHRGIERSYSANVRVTPVLNVPVCSLRGSSKSGSVFGFGQLFSGPAPQKKEGNGSVSGHNRGQHIHYSHHHSQSKNRTDRTA; translated from the coding sequence ATGGCCTCCGCTTGCGTCAACAACATCGGGATGTCGCCGGAGAAGTTCCCTCCGGGGCCGTTCCGGTCATACGGATGGCTGAGTCCTAGAATCTCCTTCAGCCGCGAGTCCCCCAGCGACGACGGCGCTTCGAAGCTAGGCGGCGGTTCCAAGGCCTCGTCTCCGGTGAAGCATCCGCCGGAAGGTCCAGATCCGGAGATCTACTGCGGCGAGTTCGAGTTCCGGTTGGAAGATCCGGTGGCTATGCTTCCCGCCGACGAGCTCTTTTCAGGCGGGAAGCTCATGCCGCTTCAGTTCTCCTCAGTCAAAGTTGCGGTCAACGATCCCACTTCGACGGAGGATACCAGATCGCCAGACACGGCCAAGTACCTCCGGGGACCCGAATTAATCGGTGCGGACCCGTACCTATTTTCTCCCAAGGCCCCGAGGTGTTCGAGTAGGTGGAGGGAGCTCTTAGGCCTAAAGAAGCACCAGAACAGCACCGCCACCACCAACGGTAACGCGAAGAGCGAGGGCCACAAAACGCCGGCGTTTGTGAGCTCAAACGCGCCTAAATCTCTGAAGCATTTCCTTCACAGGAGTTCGAAATCTCTGTCCTCCTCCCCCTCTGGCTCCGACGCCACCCTGAGCTTGCCGTTGCTTAGAGACTCGGACTGCGAATCGGTCTCGATTTCTTCGCGCCTCTCGCTCTCCTCCTCGTCTTCTGGCCACGAGCACGAGGACCTGCCACGGCTCTCGCTCGATTCGGACAAACCGAACCCGATCATTTCTATCCACCGGACCAACCCGGGGCAGGCGCGGGTGCGGATGGTCAAGACTCGGGAGGCGACGAAGCAGAGATCGGCGGCTGATCAGTCGAGGGTGGGACGGAGTCCGATGAGGGCGGCGGGGGAATCGGGTACGGTGGCGAGCAGGGGAGTATCGGTGGACTCGCCGAGAATGAACTCGTCGGGGAAAATAGTCTTCCAGAGCTTGGAGCGTAGCTCGAGCAGTCCAAGTAGCTTCAACGGTGGGCCCAGGTTGAAGCACAGAGGAATCGAGCGGTCCTACTCGGCCAACGTCAGAGTGACTCCGGTTCTCAACGTTCCGGTTTGCTCCCTCCGCGGTTCGTCCAAGTCCGGGTCGGTTTTCGGGTTCGGACAGCTATTTTCGGGTCCGGCCCcgcagaagaaagaaggaaacgGCAGCGTTTCCGGCCACAACCGCGGCCAGCACATCCATTATAGTCATCATCATAGTCAAAGTAAGAACCGGACAGACCGAACCGCCTGA